In the Prochlorococcus marinus CUG1438 genome, GCTTTATCAAACCAAATATCTCTCTGATCTAAATCACCATTTTGCTCTGCGTATCTTCCCCTTTTTTCATAAATTAGACCTATATTTTTAAGGCATGATGGCTGTTTGGGATTTTCTACTAGTGCTTTTTCATAAGTTTCAATAGACAAATCCTCTTCACCGTTACTCATGTATATTATTGCCATATTTTTTAAAGTCTCACCCCTATCAATTTTATTTTCTTCAAGCAGTAAACTCTCTTTGTAATACTCTAATGCTTCCGAATAATCCCCATTATTTTGTGCAGCTAGGCCATCTCTATAATAGATATAAGCTTTTTTTTCTTTCTCTGCAATAGGCATTATTTTTACTATGGATTCAGCAATTACAGTAAAAGCTTTATCAATAAAATTGTCTCTGTTTTGATTACTAGGCACTGCTCTAAATCTAATAAAATTAATATAGTAATTTAAAAAATAACTATTTAAAAAGTCTATAACATTTATTATTATAGTTAAAAATAAGCTCAAGCATTAATTTGCTTCTATCGAGAAAAATATGGAGAGCATTCAATTAAGCATTACAGGAATGAAGTGCGGAGGTTGTGTGAGTACTGTTGAAAAAATATTGAATAATTCTGATGGCATTGAAAATGTTTCTGTTAACTTACTTACTGAAAGTGCATATTTTGAAATTACCCAGAAACATATAGCAATAGAAACAGTTCTCGAAAATCTAAAGGAGAATGGTTTTCCATCAAAGATTTATATAAATGATTTTTCAAAAAAAATAAATAAATCAGAATTAGAAAAAAAAAAGAAATGGAATAATCAATGGAAAAAACTAACTTTTGCCTTATTACTTTTAGTGTTTTCAGGTTTAGGTCATCTCGCAGAAGGAAGATATATAAATTTTCCAATATTAGGTAATATATTTTTTCACGCTTCATTAGCAACATTAGCTCTATTACTTCCTGGCAGAGAAATAATTATAAATGGATTTAAATCATTTATAAAAAACTGTCCAAATATGGATTCTTTAGTAGCTCTTGGAGTAACTAGCGCATATACAACAAGTCTTCTATCCTTGATATTTCCTGCCACTGGTTTTCCTTGTTTTTTTAATGAACCAGTTATGCTATTAGGCTTTATACTGATTGGCCGATTCTTAGAAGAAAGAGCAAGATACCAAACTGGTTCATCAATTGGAGAGTTATTAGATCTTCAACCTGAAATGGCAAATATCTATACTGAAGATAATCAAATACTCTCAGTAAGAGTAAACACTTTAAGACCTAATCAAGAGATTCAAGTTTTAGCAGGAGACAGAGTACCTGCAGACTGCATTATTACTCGCGGTACTTCATATGTTGATGTTTCACATATAACTGGAGAATCCAAACCTATCGAAGTAAAAGAAGGAGACAATCTATCTAGTGGATCTTTAAATCTTAATTCAACTCTTAGACTTAAAGTACAAAAGGTAGGAGGGGATTCTTCTCTCGCAAAACTAGTCAGTCTTATTGAGTCCGTAAATGCTAGAAAACCTCGTATTCAAAGAATTGCAGATGAGATTGCAGGAAAATTTACTTACTTTGTACTTATTTTTGCCACTTTAACTTTCTTCTTTTGGTGGAAGGGAGCAATAAACATTTGGCCTGATTTATTAATTCATAATCATCAATTCAGCACTTACTCAAGTCACACACTTCATAGTTCGCTTGGTAGTAATGCTGAGAATTTCCTGAGTTTAGCAATCC is a window encoding:
- a CDS encoding cation-translocating P-type ATPase, which translates into the protein MESIQLSITGMKCGGCVSTVEKILNNSDGIENVSVNLLTESAYFEITQKHIAIETVLENLKENGFPSKIYINDFSKKINKSELEKKKKWNNQWKKLTFALLLLVFSGLGHLAEGRYINFPILGNIFFHASLATLALLLPGREIIINGFKSFIKNCPNMDSLVALGVTSAYTTSLLSLIFPATGFPCFFNEPVMLLGFILIGRFLEERARYQTGSSIGELLDLQPEMANIYTEDNQILSVRVNTLRPNQEIQVLAGDRVPADCIITRGTSYVDVSHITGESKPIEVKEGDNLSSGSLNLNSTLRLKVQKVGGDSSLAKLVSLIESVNARKPRIQRIADEIAGKFTYFVLIFATLTFFFWWKGAINIWPDLLIHNHQFSTYSSHTLHSSLGSNAENFLSLAIQLSIAVLVIACPCALGLATPTVITVASGKAAKKGILFKGGDKIEMASKINHIIFDKTGTLTKGKPFIVDYKNNNDHSFLLRIAASLEKESRHPIADALTQEAKKQNLSLFPIKKILTHSGRGISGELDSIDGLISIGNIEWLLSKGIIIDNDSKKVIENEETKTNTIIGVSIKDKLLGFILLGDLLREDSIKTVQNLRKNKFKINILSGDRKQTVLALAKKIGCKETEVKWDLLPEMKLKTIENLKINNKVAMIGDGINDAPALASSDLGIAVGSGTQIAKANADVVLMGDQLNGLPYALNIAKKTIRKIKQNLIWAFGYNLLAIPIAAGILLPKYGILLTPSIAALLMATSSITVVINALSLD
- a CDS encoding photosystem I assembly protein Ycf3, whose translation is MPSNQNRDNFIDKAFTVIAESIVKIMPIAEKEKKAYIYYRDGLAAQNNGDYSEALEYYKESLLLEENKIDRGETLKNMAIIYMSNGEEDLSIETYEKALVENPKQPSCLKNIGLIYEKRGRYAEQNGDLDQRDIWFDKAAEVWSKAVRLYPGGYLDIENWLKNSGRSSIDMYL